In one Dama dama isolate Ldn47 chromosome 5, ASM3311817v1, whole genome shotgun sequence genomic region, the following are encoded:
- the LOC133055909 gene encoding large ribosomal subunit protein eL39-like, translated as MSSHTTFRIKRFLAKKQKQNCPIPQWIRMKTGNKIRYNSKRRHWRRTKLSL; from the coding sequence ATGTCTTCTCACACGACTTTCAGGATCAAGCGATTCCTGGCCAAGAAGCAAAAGCAGAATTGTCCCATTCCTCAGtggattcgaatgaaaactggCAATAAAATTAGGTACAACTCcaagagaagacactggagaAGAACCAAGCTGAGTCTATAA